Within Candidatus Thorarchaeota archaeon, the genomic segment GATACGTGCTCTGAAGAAGGGCCGTCTTCCAAAGCCCATTAGCGATGCTAAGGACCGTCCAACACTTCTTGCAGAGCTGTTCAACGACACGTATCTTGATCTTGGCATCACTCGTGATCCCTCGCAGCTTCCTGAAGAGAGTGTTGCGGTCGAGATTCCTGAGATGGGAGAACTTCTCATGCAGTTGACCATGCTCACTCATCTCTCACCTGAGGAGCTTGACGAGTTCAAGGCTGACATCTCTAAGATGAAGCTCAGTGAGCAGGCCGCCTTTGTCAAAGAGGTCATTCACCAAGAGGCCATTCGTGCAGCTCGTCGTGATGGCAAGTCTGTTGACGAGGTTCTTCAGGAGCTCGAGCAGGCAGCAAAGAAGCGGCTTGGCGATATGGAGAGTGGTGACTACATCTCCGCCCCTGAAGAGGAAGCGGCTGGTGAACGGATAATTCTGCGATCAGAACCCGAAACCCCCACAGAGCCTGAAACGGTCTTTAGGCAGCCATCTGCAGAACCGGAGGTCTCAATGCCCGTCGAACCTGAGGTCACACCCACTTTGAGCGATCGACTCAGTCCATTTGAACTATCAGAACTGAAGAAGCAGCTCGAAGCACGCGGTGTACCGCCACAGGAGATCGACACGATCGTTGAGCAGGCCAAGGATCTCCCACGTGAGCTAGTTGACGAGCTGGTTCGCAGTCTAACTGGTGACAAAGACTAGGCGGACTTGATGTTCCGCCTTACTCTTTGCCATCCATGCCTCTCAGGAAGTATGAGAGCGGTGGAGTGGTGGCGAATCCGGTTCCTAGTGATCTTGTAGTATGTCTGACAGGATATGCTGGATGTTTAGCCAGTGTGTACCTGACGCGATCACGGTACTCGCGCACATGGATGTGGACCTGTGTATTTGTGGACAGCGCTCTGCCTCCCGCAGGAAGGCGTTGGTCCTGCTCTGAGGCGTGCGTTGTGATGACGGAGGCAATCTCTCGATACATGGTGAAAGCTCTGATCTTGGACACCATATGTGATATCTGTTGAAGCATATCTCCTGTGGCCCCCTCTGCAATAAAGAGGTCTGGTAATCCTGTGACCAAGAGTAGCCTTGCCGAGACCTGTTCGAAGAGCTGTTCAAGTTGTTGCATCACAATATCGTAGACCTGTGACGAATTGAACGCGCGAGTGATAAAGATATGATCCATGGTCTCCTCCGGTTCAAGGCCATCCTCTAATGCATAGTTTGTGATCTTGTCTATCTGGATCATGTTTGCGCTGTCTATGATGATACTTGATGATTCTATGCCCCCCTTCTCACAGGGGAGTTGTGCGTGGACTGCCAGCCTGAGAAGATCGTCATACATGACTCGATCTCCATAGAATAGATGTACAAGTCCGAACTCTAGTCCCCCCTCTAACAGCGAGTCAATGGGTCGAGTCCCTGTTTCCATGGTCCTGCGAATGGCATGGTCTGCAGTCATGAACTCTCGTGCAATTAGCGGGTCTGACTTGTGTGGCGTCATCTCCCATCCAGTGTCTTTTGAACCGTAATAACCTCCACTAATTCGATTTCATGATATTCGACCAATGAGTTCATTTAGTGAATAGACCATTACTAAGTTGGCGATTATCTGATGTCTCATAAAGTACGAGTCTGCCCGCGATGCGGCAGTACACGTCTCTCCGAGGTCCGAACTTCTGTAAGTGGTTGGCTTGTGCCGTCCTCCTATTATTGTGCGGATTGTCATTATTCCGGTCCGGTCTATGTGGAGATCGATGCGGAAGAGGTCGGTCAATTACAGAATGCAATGCGGGCAAAATCCGAAGAATAAGTGCTTGACCGTAAATGGCAAATGTCTTAAGTCACCTGTAAGAGAATCCTTCGATAGGTGATTTCACCATGGTCACGTATGAAGGGTTTGATTTCCCAGAAGATCTCTACTATACAGATGATCAAGTGTGGGTAAAAAAGGAGAATGGCAAGGTCCGTCTAGGCTTTACAACCTTTGGAATGGACTTGGCTGGAAAAATCAAGTTTGTCCGGTTACGCCCTGCTGGTCGTGATATCAAGGCTGGAAAGAGCATTGGTACGCTGGAGTCGGGTAAGTGGACTGGACCTGTCAAGTCCCCGGTCACAGGTAAACTCGTTGAAGTCAATGAGGAACTAAAAGGGAACCCCGGTCTTTTGAATGAGGATCCTTATGGAAAAGGTTGGATTGCTGTCATTGAGGCAACTAACCTTGATGAAGAACTGGCCGCTCTACAGGGTGCTGATGGTCTCGAAGACTGGATCAAGGCACAGTTTGCAGAGAAACGGCCCAGCTAGACCTGTCCTTTGTGCGGCCGGACCTTCCGGTCAGCACACTCTCCTTATTTTCTTCGGGCAAGTTCCCTTCTCATCGTTCGTGCTGCATCATTGAGGATCTCAGGTTGCATGATCACGTAGAGCAAGTCCGGCGAGTATCCAGACTCAAAGACGATTCCCTGAAAGATCAAGCTCTGGAGGCTCTTCCCTACATCTTCTGAGAGGTATTCTATTCCCATCTCTTCGCACTTGATCTCAACAATATCCTCGAGCGTCTTTCTGTCGATATAGGTCTCAGACTTGAATCGCATCAGATGTTCCGTCATGGCCTCGAGTACGAGGAGCGTCATGAAGTCATTCATTCCAATGATATCTACAATTGTGATCATATCTTGGTCAGACGCAAAGCTCGTGATCTTTGAAGTGGCGTCGCGGACAGTATCAGAGTCGATCTCCCTTCCACTGGTCGCAAGTGGCCATAATACTTTCAACGCTTCAATAGATGTCTTCGGTTTTGAGGCGTCGA encodes:
- a CDS encoding glycine cleavage system protein H; translated protein: MVTYEGFDFPEDLYYTDDQVWVKKENGKVRLGFTTFGMDLAGKIKFVRLRPAGRDIKAGKSIGTLESGKWTGPVKSPVTGKLVEVNEELKGNPGLLNEDPYGKGWIAVIEATNLDEELAALQGADGLEDWIKAQFAEKRPS